The following are from one region of the Thiocapsa rosea genome:
- a CDS encoding glycosyltransferase family 2 protein: MDTRPLVSCIIIFLDAERFLREAIDSILAQTYDTWELLLVDDGSSDGSTAIAREVASKHPDRIRYLEHPDHVNRGMSASRNLGARASRGDYLAFLDADDVWVPEKLTEQVPLLEAHPRAAMLYGRSLIWYSWTENPDVSADHVYDLGVEPDRLIEPPRLVFLMLENRVQTPTTCNALIRRQVYEEVGGFQEAFRGMFEDQAFFIKLCLSHPVYVADACWAWYRQHEESCCAVAERSGVSRALRLPLLDWADGYFASEGIRDPWLRLALLRELVPYRYPWIAQLRKGPRHWIRGARKRMRVAFNRLTHPRSPEEPPTRGAE; the protein is encoded by the coding sequence ATGGACACACGCCCGCTGGTGAGCTGCATCATCATCTTTCTCGACGCCGAGCGGTTTCTGCGCGAGGCGATCGACAGTATCCTCGCGCAGACATACGACACCTGGGAGCTCCTCCTTGTGGATGACGGCTCCTCCGACGGCTCGACGGCGATCGCGCGGGAAGTCGCATCCAAGCACCCGGACCGAATCCGCTATCTCGAGCACCCCGACCACGTCAATCGCGGCATGAGTGCTTCGCGAAATCTCGGGGCTCGAGCCTCTCGCGGCGACTATCTAGCCTTCCTGGATGCCGACGATGTCTGGGTTCCCGAAAAGCTCACAGAGCAGGTCCCATTGCTAGAGGCACATCCGCGGGCCGCAATGCTCTATGGGCGCAGCCTCATTTGGTATAGCTGGACTGAAAACCCGGACGTGTCGGCGGATCATGTCTACGACTTAGGCGTCGAACCCGATCGCCTGATCGAGCCGCCACGCCTGGTGTTCCTCATGCTCGAGAACCGCGTCCAAACACCGACCACCTGCAATGCGCTGATTCGTCGGCAAGTCTATGAAGAGGTCGGAGGCTTCCAGGAAGCCTTTCGTGGCATGTTCGAGGACCAAGCATTCTTCATCAAACTCTGTCTTTCGCACCCAGTCTATGTCGCCGACGCATGCTGGGCCTGGTATCGCCAGCATGAGGAAAGTTGCTGCGCCGTCGCCGAACGAAGCGGCGTTTCCAGAGCGCTCCGACTGCCGCTCCTCGACTGGGCAGACGGCTATTTCGCATCGGAAGGCATTCGGGACCCTTGGCTCCGGCTTGCACTGCTCCGCGAACTCGTGCCCTATCGCTACCCTTGGATTGCGCAGTTACGCAAAGGCCCACGTCATTGGATCCGGGGCGCACGCAAACGAATGCGCGTCGCTTTTAATCGGTTGACGCATCCTCGATCCCCAGAAGAGCCACCGACCCGAGGCGCGGAATGA
- a CDS encoding glycosyltransferase, with protein MKLLVDHGAYDNLGDLGMLEAALHQLRAYGTEIQLFVKDCPLDDRIWNLPGIERVDYHLPPPYKIPRRGGGIRARLLRALSPKNRRLLYLFLLAQGLTDPEQARVDVDGTRMAAIDWVARFDALFVAGGGDLNDVFDNEIWQRACLIHSFSALGKPIVLSGQQIGPIRHRASRQALARALRKVRLIGIREPTESVRICRMAQLDPGRYPVVGDDTFGLPDAESNEVRALLDAQGIESGRFIAVNIRVSLYSPVAEQSLRTLASQASALGRHYAMPVLVVPIALDPGDSDLASGQRLAEYAPKGGIQILHDVSWTPSLAKALLGQAFGALGVSYHFCTFALQHGVPAIALYDGDYYRQKALGLAAYWDDQRLAWPLSQPRQIQDMVAIFDDVALRARLATQAGQDAARWQRFFTDRVPVALGIARRSSTETRERLGVNGIARRARVSVITPFFNAAPFIAETIESVLAQSYCDWELLLIDDGSDDGSTQIAKAYAEQHPEQIRYLAHPNHANRGQGASRNLGLAAATGDFVAFIDADDVFLPHKLATQLAVLEGHPEADMVFGNTLYWHSWTGKPENTEKDHLPTFRIQTDTLVRPPTLVPILLGGAGAVPCICSFVAKRSLMDRIGGFDHAIGRLYEDQVLLAKLFCIGTVWVQSGYLERYRQREDSCWHRSMYSGEDKKSRIAFLRWLDHYLATSTKTDPRIRRLTRERFLTLQRPRYAALRRRLLRLAAPLNRIFPTTRTRISENGTQRPE; from the coding sequence ATGAAGCTACTCGTCGATCACGGCGCCTATGATAATCTCGGCGACCTGGGCATGCTCGAGGCCGCTTTACACCAGCTTCGCGCGTATGGCACGGAGATCCAGCTCTTCGTCAAGGACTGTCCGCTCGATGACAGGATCTGGAACCTGCCCGGCATCGAGCGAGTCGACTATCACTTGCCGCCACCCTACAAAATTCCACGTCGCGGCGGAGGCATCCGTGCACGTCTCCTCCGCGCCCTCTCCCCCAAGAATCGACGCCTGCTTTATCTGTTCCTGCTCGCTCAAGGTCTGACCGACCCGGAGCAAGCACGCGTGGATGTCGATGGAACGCGGATGGCGGCGATCGATTGGGTTGCCCGATTCGATGCGCTCTTCGTCGCCGGGGGCGGCGATCTCAACGATGTCTTCGACAACGAGATCTGGCAACGAGCCTGCCTTATTCATAGCTTTTCCGCCCTCGGCAAACCCATCGTCCTCAGCGGGCAGCAGATCGGTCCGATCCGGCACCGGGCGAGTCGGCAAGCACTGGCGCGCGCCCTGCGCAAGGTCCGCCTGATCGGGATTCGCGAGCCGACCGAATCGGTGCGCATTTGTCGCATGGCACAGTTGGATCCGGGACGTTATCCGGTCGTAGGCGACGACACCTTTGGGCTTCCGGACGCCGAGTCGAATGAGGTCCGCGCCCTCCTCGACGCACAGGGTATCGAGTCGGGACGCTTCATCGCCGTCAACATCCGCGTCAGCCTCTACTCTCCGGTCGCCGAGCAATCGCTCCGCACGCTCGCCAGCCAGGCGAGCGCGCTCGGCAGACACTACGCAATGCCCGTCCTCGTTGTCCCCATCGCTCTCGATCCGGGCGACAGCGACCTCGCCAGCGGGCAAAGACTCGCCGAGTACGCTCCGAAAGGGGGCATTCAGATCCTCCACGACGTCTCGTGGACTCCCTCTCTCGCGAAGGCCCTCCTCGGACAGGCTTTCGGCGCGCTCGGCGTCTCCTATCATTTCTGCACCTTCGCGCTTCAGCACGGCGTGCCCGCTATCGCGCTCTACGACGGTGACTACTACCGCCAAAAGGCACTGGGGCTTGCCGCCTACTGGGATGACCAACGACTCGCCTGGCCTTTATCGCAGCCGAGACAGATCCAGGACATGGTCGCCATTTTCGACGACGTCGCACTGCGCGCCAGGTTGGCCACCCAAGCCGGCCAAGACGCCGCAAGATGGCAGCGCTTTTTTACCGACCGCGTCCCCGTCGCCCTGGGGATCGCGAGGAGGAGTTCGACGGAGACCAGGGAACGCCTTGGCGTCAACGGGATCGCGAGGCGCGCCCGAGTGTCCGTCATCACGCCCTTCTTCAACGCAGCGCCATTCATCGCGGAAACAATCGAAAGCGTGCTCGCCCAATCCTATTGTGATTGGGAGCTTCTTTTGATCGATGACGGCTCGGACGACGGCAGCACTCAAATCGCCAAGGCTTACGCAGAGCAACATCCGGAACAGATCCGTTACCTGGCTCACCCGAATCATGCCAATCGGGGTCAGGGGGCATCGCGGAACCTCGGCCTCGCCGCAGCGACAGGCGACTTCGTTGCCTTCATCGACGCCGACGACGTCTTCCTTCCGCATAAGCTGGCGACGCAGCTCGCTGTCCTGGAAGGTCATCCAGAAGCCGACATGGTTTTCGGGAATACCCTATATTGGCATAGCTGGACCGGAAAGCCGGAAAATACCGAGAAAGATCACCTACCCACCTTTCGAATCCAAACCGATACACTCGTTCGCCCGCCGACGCTCGTCCCGATCCTCCTCGGCGGTGCGGGGGCCGTTCCATGCATCTGCAGCTTCGTGGCCAAGCGTTCACTCATGGACCGTATCGGCGGCTTCGACCACGCCATCGGACGCCTCTACGAGGACCAGGTATTGCTGGCGAAATTGTTCTGCATCGGAACGGTCTGGGTCCAGTCTGGCTATCTCGAGCGCTATCGGCAGCGCGAGGACTCCTGCTGGCACCGATCCATGTACAGCGGCGAAGACAAGAAATCACGCATCGCCTTCCTGCGGTGGCTCGACCATTACCTCGCAACCTCGACAAAGACCGACCCGAGGATCCGTCGGTTGACGCGCGAGCGTTTCCTAACACTACAAAGGCCGCGGTATGCTGCATTGCGACGACGCCTTCTACGGCTTGCGGCCCCGTTAAACCGCATCTTCCCGACGACCCGAACGCGCATCTCGGAAAACGGCACACAGCGTCCGGAGTAG
- a CDS encoding glycosyltransferase family 2 protein, whose amino-acid sequence MNRKPGLVSVVIPFYNHGRFLMEAIDSILAQTYRDFEVIVVDDGSDDPQSLAVLEAIRIPQVSIHRKSNGHLASARNYGIQRSRGELILTLDADDRFHSTFLEKAVPILENNPDVGVVTCHVIRFGSKTGLDGHIWRPKGGTVSDFLIENNCCGNALFRYRCWEDAGGYDEELRGFEDWDFWIGVTEHGWRIHAIPEVLFDYRDTPGSLLKTAKRHRPDLMKKIVENHLETYRSRVADVIFRMELGRDAVITEQASRIAMRSLPCRIGNALLAPVKWARRRPWS is encoded by the coding sequence ATGAATAGAAAGCCGGGACTCGTAAGCGTGGTTATCCCCTTCTACAACCACGGCCGTTTTCTGATGGAGGCGATCGACAGCATCTTGGCCCAAACCTATCGGGACTTCGAGGTCATTGTCGTCGACGACGGGTCCGACGACCCGCAAAGCCTCGCCGTGCTCGAGGCCATCCGGATACCGCAGGTCAGTATCCATCGCAAGAGCAACGGCCACCTAGCTTCAGCACGCAACTACGGGATTCAACGCAGTCGCGGCGAGCTCATCCTGACCCTTGACGCCGACGATCGCTTCCATTCCACCTTTCTCGAAAAGGCAGTGCCTATCCTCGAGAACAATCCGGACGTCGGCGTTGTCACCTGTCACGTCATTCGGTTCGGCTCCAAAACCGGACTCGACGGCCATATTTGGCGACCGAAGGGCGGGACCGTCAGCGATTTTCTGATCGAGAATAACTGCTGCGGGAATGCCCTCTTCCGCTATCGATGTTGGGAGGATGCCGGCGGTTACGACGAGGAACTACGTGGCTTCGAAGACTGGGATTTCTGGATCGGCGTAACCGAGCATGGCTGGCGAATCCACGCCATCCCCGAGGTCCTCTTCGACTATCGCGATACACCCGGCTCGCTACTGAAAACAGCGAAGCGGCATCGCCCTGACCTTATGAAAAAGATCGTCGAGAATCACCTGGAAACCTATCGTAGTCGGGTTGCTGATGTCATCTTTCGGATGGAGCTGGGGCGCGACGCCGTCATCACCGAGCAAGCCAGCCGGATCGCAATGCGCTCCCTACCCTGCCGAATCGGAAACGCACTCTTGGCCCCCGTCAAATGGGCGCGCCGTCGACCATGGTCTTAA